A region from the Acyrthosiphon pisum isolate AL4f chromosome A1, pea_aphid_22Mar2018_4r6ur, whole genome shotgun sequence genome encodes:
- the LOC100167435 gene encoding uncharacterized protein LOC100167435 isoform X4, with product MDSSSNGETKEPPPSSSPTPPPPPPAQATSTTAAALTTTTMTTTMSITSLTTTITTTMTTTSPTDIYQMCRLCLNTLKADEGESVFNNQVPSLPEKIYRVFGVQITDAKDLPNKLCSKCVQNTEQCYSHRETYKRQERVLYDMIKKPAIEEAKNSPNSEYVYSPADSNHSSSSGVSSDPRYIKANSSANNMNNSSNSPPYETNASLASHVEVIQGCDEMAAEVTIAHDSEETVSGDDTICTDNNAEYGTYNDDENIIVVKTEPDDDYDEEYFNGLYSTKNDDGNENYEQQEGPKVIASVQFPMVNGTIVNGTHKIGQKQFSLVNCIPTSWASSTSKDRRKQSCPTRALELSGFRTQVAGDDTNSSDEGNVTNWTTKKIRANSPAVIVKPAYAWPNLQGSGQTLIFQTKNPDGTTSELRPQVMQVGEWANNQGQSNAPTDPSDRMGMLLFAATHIQELSTESDDGQSPGTPKGATVVRGKLVSSEQKRKIYQTQATIRRYSDGHQVQQQVKDINASPNIPRKRTARESSVQRMCSNCGTTCSTIWRRLNEDPVCNACGLYYKLHGKIRPPTMRRDTIHTRQRRKRSDNAH from the exons ATGGACAGCAGCTCTAACGGCGAGACGAAGGagccgccgccgtcgtcttCTCCaactccgccgccgccgccgccagcTCAGGCGACGTCGACGACAGCTGCAGCGTTGACGACAacaacgatgacgacgacgatgtcCATAACTAGCCTAACGACCACGATCACGACGACGATGACTACGACGAGCCCGACGGATATCTATCAGATGTGCCGTCTGTGCCTGAACACGCTGAAGGCGGACGAAGGCGAATCGGTGTTCAACAACCAGGTGCCCTCGCTGCCGGAGAAAATCTACCGTGTATTTGGG GTACAAATTACCGATGCTAAAGATTTGCCAAATAAACTTTGCTCAAAATGTGTGCAAAATACTGAACAGTGTTACAGCCATAGAGAAACATACAAGCGTCAAGAACGTGTTTTGTATGACATGATTAAAAAGCCAGCAatt GAGGAAGCTAAGAATTCACCAAATTCTGAATATGTGTACAGTCCTGCGGATTCAAATCACTCTTCATCATCGGGTGTATCATCTGATCCCCGTTACATTAAGGCCAATAGTTCAGCTAATAACATGAATAATAGTTCTAATTCTCCACCTTATGAAACAAATGCATCTCTAGCTTCTCAtg tTGAAGTTATTCAAGGGTGTGATGAAATGGCAGCAGAGGTGACAATAGCTCATGACTCAGAAGAAACCGTTTCAGGAGATGACACTATTTGTACTGACAACAATGCTGAATATGGAACATATAATGAtgacgaaaatattattgtagttaaaactGAACCAGACGACGATTATGATGAAGAATA tttcaaTGGTTTGTATAGCACTAAAAATGACGATGGAAATGAAAATTATGAACAACAAGAAGGACCAAAAGTTATTGCTAGTGTACAATTCCCAATGGTAAATGGTACAATCGTTAATGGTACCCATAAAATTGGCCAAAAGCAATTTTCTTTAGTTAATTGCATTCCAACATCCTGG GCTTCGAGTACGAGCAAAGACCGTCGTAAACAAAGTTGTCCAACTAGAGCATTGGAATTAAGCGGTTTCCGAACACAAGTTGCTGGTGATGATACTAATTCATCAGATGAAGGAAATGTTACAAATTGGACAACTAAAAAAATCCGTGCCAATTCCCCTGCTGTTATAGTGAAGCCTGCTTATGCATGGCCTAATTTACAAGGCAGTGGCCAAACCctaatatttcaaacaaaa aatccTGATGGTACAACTTCTGAATTACGTCCTCAAGTTATGCAAGTTGGTGAATGGGCCAACAATCAGGGTCAATCGAATGCTCCTACAGATCCATCAGATCGCATGGGTATGCTGTTATTTGCTGCTACTCATATTCAAGAATTATCCACTGAGAGTGATGATGGTCAGTCTCCTGGCACACCCAAGGGCGCTACTGTTGTACGTGGTAAATTAGTATCGTCAGAACAAAAGCGCAAGATATATCAGACACAAGCCACAATTAGGCGGTATTCAGATGGTCATCAAGTACAACAGCAAGTTAAAGACATAAATGCTTCACCAAATATACCCAGAAAACGTACT GCTAGGGAATCATCTGTTCAGAGAATGTGCAGTAATTGTGGGACTACATGTTCAACAATATGGCGACGATTAAATGAAGACCCAGTATGCAATGCCTGTGGATTATACTATAAACTACATGGAAAAATTAGACCACCCACCATGAGACGTGACACCATACATACTAGACAACGTAGAAAACGATCAGACAACG cacattaa
- the LOC100167435 gene encoding uncharacterized protein LOC100167435 isoform X2 — protein sequence MDSSSNGETKEPPPSSSPTPPPPPPAQATSTTAAALTTTTMTTTMSITSLTTTITTTMTTTSPTDIYQMCRLCLNTLKADEGESVFNNQVPSLPEKIYRVFGVQITDAKDLPNKLCSKCVQNTEQCYSHRETYKRQERVLYDMIKKPAIEEAKNSPNSEYVYSPADSNHSSSSGVSSDPRYIKANSSANNMNNSSNSPPYETNASLASHVIQGCDEMAAEVTIAHDSEETVSGDDTICTDNNAEYGTYNDDENIIVVKTEPDDDYDEEYFNGLYSTKNDDGNENYEQQEGPKVIASVQFPMVNGTIVNGTHKIGQKQFSLVNCIPTSWASSTSKDRRKQSCPTRALELSGFRTQVAGDDTNSSDEGNVTNWTTKKIRANSPAVIVKPAYAWPNLQGSGQTLIFQTKNPDGTTSELRPQVMQVGEWANNQGQSNAPTDPSDRMGMLLFAATHIQELSTESDDGQSPGTPKGATVVRGKLVSSEQKRKIYQTQATIRRYSDGHQVQQQVKDINASPNIPRKRTARESSVQRMCSNCGTTCSTIWRRLNEDPVCNACGLYYKLHGKIRPPTMRRDTIHTRQRRKRSDNGMDISMNKKKIKIKKTEETKLEEDCYEVEQPPSPNSAAVQTIIEEPVQDETPLNLVSK from the exons ATGGACAGCAGCTCTAACGGCGAGACGAAGGagccgccgccgtcgtcttCTCCaactccgccgccgccgccgccagcTCAGGCGACGTCGACGACAGCTGCAGCGTTGACGACAacaacgatgacgacgacgatgtcCATAACTAGCCTAACGACCACGATCACGACGACGATGACTACGACGAGCCCGACGGATATCTATCAGATGTGCCGTCTGTGCCTGAACACGCTGAAGGCGGACGAAGGCGAATCGGTGTTCAACAACCAGGTGCCCTCGCTGCCGGAGAAAATCTACCGTGTATTTGGG GTACAAATTACCGATGCTAAAGATTTGCCAAATAAACTTTGCTCAAAATGTGTGCAAAATACTGAACAGTGTTACAGCCATAGAGAAACATACAAGCGTCAAGAACGTGTTTTGTATGACATGATTAAAAAGCCAGCAatt GAGGAAGCTAAGAATTCACCAAATTCTGAATATGTGTACAGTCCTGCGGATTCAAATCACTCTTCATCATCGGGTGTATCATCTGATCCCCGTTACATTAAGGCCAATAGTTCAGCTAATAACATGAATAATAGTTCTAATTCTCCACCTTATGAAACAAATGCATCTCTAGCTTCTCAtg TTATTCAAGGGTGTGATGAAATGGCAGCAGAGGTGACAATAGCTCATGACTCAGAAGAAACCGTTTCAGGAGATGACACTATTTGTACTGACAACAATGCTGAATATGGAACATATAATGAtgacgaaaatattattgtagttaaaactGAACCAGACGACGATTATGATGAAGAATA tttcaaTGGTTTGTATAGCACTAAAAATGACGATGGAAATGAAAATTATGAACAACAAGAAGGACCAAAAGTTATTGCTAGTGTACAATTCCCAATGGTAAATGGTACAATCGTTAATGGTACCCATAAAATTGGCCAAAAGCAATTTTCTTTAGTTAATTGCATTCCAACATCCTGG GCTTCGAGTACGAGCAAAGACCGTCGTAAACAAAGTTGTCCAACTAGAGCATTGGAATTAAGCGGTTTCCGAACACAAGTTGCTGGTGATGATACTAATTCATCAGATGAAGGAAATGTTACAAATTGGACAACTAAAAAAATCCGTGCCAATTCCCCTGCTGTTATAGTGAAGCCTGCTTATGCATGGCCTAATTTACAAGGCAGTGGCCAAACCctaatatttcaaacaaaa aatccTGATGGTACAACTTCTGAATTACGTCCTCAAGTTATGCAAGTTGGTGAATGGGCCAACAATCAGGGTCAATCGAATGCTCCTACAGATCCATCAGATCGCATGGGTATGCTGTTATTTGCTGCTACTCATATTCAAGAATTATCCACTGAGAGTGATGATGGTCAGTCTCCTGGCACACCCAAGGGCGCTACTGTTGTACGTGGTAAATTAGTATCGTCAGAACAAAAGCGCAAGATATATCAGACACAAGCCACAATTAGGCGGTATTCAGATGGTCATCAAGTACAACAGCAAGTTAAAGACATAAATGCTTCACCAAATATACCCAGAAAACGTACT GCTAGGGAATCATCTGTTCAGAGAATGTGCAGTAATTGTGGGACTACATGTTCAACAATATGGCGACGATTAAATGAAGACCCAGTATGCAATGCCTGTGGATTATACTATAAACTACATGGAAAAATTAGACCACCCACCATGAGACGTGACACCATACATACTAGACAACGTAGAAAACGATCAGACAACG GTATGGACATAAGcatgaataagaaaaaaatcaaaattaaaaaaacagaagAAACTAAATTAGAAGAAGATTGCTATGAAGTAGAACAACCGCCATCGCCCAATTCAGCGGCTGTTCAAACTATAATTGAAGAACCTGTTCAAGATGAAACACCACTAAATCTTGTCAGCAAATAA
- the LOC100167435 gene encoding uncharacterized protein LOC100167435 isoform X5 yields MDSSSNGETKEPPPSSSPTPPPPPPAQATSTTAAALTTTTMTTTMSITSLTTTITTTMTTTSPTDIYQMCRLCLNTLKADEGESVFNNQVPSLPEKIYRVFGVQITDAKDLPNKLCSKCVQNTEQCYSHRETYKRQERVLYDMIKKPAIEEAKNSPNSEYVYSPADSNHSSSSGVSSDPRYIKANSSANNMNNSSNSPPYETNASLASHVEVIQGCDEMAAEVTIAHDSEETVSGDDTICTDNNAEYGTYNDDENIIVVKTEPDDDYDEEYFNGLYSTKNDDGNENYEQQEGPKVIASVQFPMVNGTIVNGTHKIGQKQFSLVNCIPTSWASSTSKDRRKQSCPTRALELSGFRTQVAGDDTNSSDEGNVTNWTTKKIRANSPAVIVKPAYAWPNLQGSGQTLIFQTKNPDGTTSELRPQVMQVGEWANNQGQSNAPTDPSDRMGMLLFAATHIQELSTESDDGQSPGTPKGATVVRGKLVSSEQKRKIYQTQATIRRYSDGHQVQQQVKDINASPNIPRKRTARESSVQRMCSNCGTTCSTIWRRLNEDPVCNACGLYYKLHGKIRPPTMRRDTIHTRQRRKRSDNG; encoded by the exons ATGGACAGCAGCTCTAACGGCGAGACGAAGGagccgccgccgtcgtcttCTCCaactccgccgccgccgccgccagcTCAGGCGACGTCGACGACAGCTGCAGCGTTGACGACAacaacgatgacgacgacgatgtcCATAACTAGCCTAACGACCACGATCACGACGACGATGACTACGACGAGCCCGACGGATATCTATCAGATGTGCCGTCTGTGCCTGAACACGCTGAAGGCGGACGAAGGCGAATCGGTGTTCAACAACCAGGTGCCCTCGCTGCCGGAGAAAATCTACCGTGTATTTGGG GTACAAATTACCGATGCTAAAGATTTGCCAAATAAACTTTGCTCAAAATGTGTGCAAAATACTGAACAGTGTTACAGCCATAGAGAAACATACAAGCGTCAAGAACGTGTTTTGTATGACATGATTAAAAAGCCAGCAatt GAGGAAGCTAAGAATTCACCAAATTCTGAATATGTGTACAGTCCTGCGGATTCAAATCACTCTTCATCATCGGGTGTATCATCTGATCCCCGTTACATTAAGGCCAATAGTTCAGCTAATAACATGAATAATAGTTCTAATTCTCCACCTTATGAAACAAATGCATCTCTAGCTTCTCAtg tTGAAGTTATTCAAGGGTGTGATGAAATGGCAGCAGAGGTGACAATAGCTCATGACTCAGAAGAAACCGTTTCAGGAGATGACACTATTTGTACTGACAACAATGCTGAATATGGAACATATAATGAtgacgaaaatattattgtagttaaaactGAACCAGACGACGATTATGATGAAGAATA tttcaaTGGTTTGTATAGCACTAAAAATGACGATGGAAATGAAAATTATGAACAACAAGAAGGACCAAAAGTTATTGCTAGTGTACAATTCCCAATGGTAAATGGTACAATCGTTAATGGTACCCATAAAATTGGCCAAAAGCAATTTTCTTTAGTTAATTGCATTCCAACATCCTGG GCTTCGAGTACGAGCAAAGACCGTCGTAAACAAAGTTGTCCAACTAGAGCATTGGAATTAAGCGGTTTCCGAACACAAGTTGCTGGTGATGATACTAATTCATCAGATGAAGGAAATGTTACAAATTGGACAACTAAAAAAATCCGTGCCAATTCCCCTGCTGTTATAGTGAAGCCTGCTTATGCATGGCCTAATTTACAAGGCAGTGGCCAAACCctaatatttcaaacaaaa aatccTGATGGTACAACTTCTGAATTACGTCCTCAAGTTATGCAAGTTGGTGAATGGGCCAACAATCAGGGTCAATCGAATGCTCCTACAGATCCATCAGATCGCATGGGTATGCTGTTATTTGCTGCTACTCATATTCAAGAATTATCCACTGAGAGTGATGATGGTCAGTCTCCTGGCACACCCAAGGGCGCTACTGTTGTACGTGGTAAATTAGTATCGTCAGAACAAAAGCGCAAGATATATCAGACACAAGCCACAATTAGGCGGTATTCAGATGGTCATCAAGTACAACAGCAAGTTAAAGACATAAATGCTTCACCAAATATACCCAGAAAACGTACT GCTAGGGAATCATCTGTTCAGAGAATGTGCAGTAATTGTGGGACTACATGTTCAACAATATGGCGACGATTAAATGAAGACCCAGTATGCAATGCCTGTGGATTATACTATAAACTACATGGAAAAATTAGACCACCCACCATGAGACGTGACACCATACATACTAGACAACGTAGAAAACGATCAGACAACGGTTAG
- the LOC100167435 gene encoding uncharacterized protein LOC100167435 isoform X3: MDSSSNGETKEPPPSSSPTPPPPPPAQATSTTAAALTTTTMTTTMSITSLTTTITTTMTTTSPTDIYQMCRLCLNTLKADEGESVFNNQVPSLPEKIYRVFGVQITDAKDLPNKLCSKCVQNTEQCYSHRETYKRQERVLYDMIKKPAIEEAKNSPNSEYVYSPADSNHSSSSGVSSDPRYIKANSSANNMNNSSNSPPYETNASLASHVEVIQGCDEMAAEVTIAHDSEETVSGDDTICTDNNAEYGTYNDDENIIVVKTEPDDDYDEEYTKNDDGNENYEQQEGPKVIASVQFPMVNGTIVNGTHKIGQKQFSLVNCIPTSWASSTSKDRRKQSCPTRALELSGFRTQVAGDDTNSSDEGNVTNWTTKKIRANSPAVIVKPAYAWPNLQGSGQTLIFQTKNPDGTTSELRPQVMQVGEWANNQGQSNAPTDPSDRMGMLLFAATHIQELSTESDDGQSPGTPKGATVVRGKLVSSEQKRKIYQTQATIRRYSDGHQVQQQVKDINASPNIPRKRTARESSVQRMCSNCGTTCSTIWRRLNEDPVCNACGLYYKLHGKIRPPTMRRDTIHTRQRRKRSDNGMDISMNKKKIKIKKTEETKLEEDCYEVEQPPSPNSAAVQTIIEEPVQDETPLNLVSK; the protein is encoded by the exons ATGGACAGCAGCTCTAACGGCGAGACGAAGGagccgccgccgtcgtcttCTCCaactccgccgccgccgccgccagcTCAGGCGACGTCGACGACAGCTGCAGCGTTGACGACAacaacgatgacgacgacgatgtcCATAACTAGCCTAACGACCACGATCACGACGACGATGACTACGACGAGCCCGACGGATATCTATCAGATGTGCCGTCTGTGCCTGAACACGCTGAAGGCGGACGAAGGCGAATCGGTGTTCAACAACCAGGTGCCCTCGCTGCCGGAGAAAATCTACCGTGTATTTGGG GTACAAATTACCGATGCTAAAGATTTGCCAAATAAACTTTGCTCAAAATGTGTGCAAAATACTGAACAGTGTTACAGCCATAGAGAAACATACAAGCGTCAAGAACGTGTTTTGTATGACATGATTAAAAAGCCAGCAatt GAGGAAGCTAAGAATTCACCAAATTCTGAATATGTGTACAGTCCTGCGGATTCAAATCACTCTTCATCATCGGGTGTATCATCTGATCCCCGTTACATTAAGGCCAATAGTTCAGCTAATAACATGAATAATAGTTCTAATTCTCCACCTTATGAAACAAATGCATCTCTAGCTTCTCAtg tTGAAGTTATTCAAGGGTGTGATGAAATGGCAGCAGAGGTGACAATAGCTCATGACTCAGAAGAAACCGTTTCAGGAGATGACACTATTTGTACTGACAACAATGCTGAATATGGAACATATAATGAtgacgaaaatattattgtagttaaaactGAACCAGACGACGATTATGATGAAGAATA CACTAAAAATGACGATGGAAATGAAAATTATGAACAACAAGAAGGACCAAAAGTTATTGCTAGTGTACAATTCCCAATGGTAAATGGTACAATCGTTAATGGTACCCATAAAATTGGCCAAAAGCAATTTTCTTTAGTTAATTGCATTCCAACATCCTGG GCTTCGAGTACGAGCAAAGACCGTCGTAAACAAAGTTGTCCAACTAGAGCATTGGAATTAAGCGGTTTCCGAACACAAGTTGCTGGTGATGATACTAATTCATCAGATGAAGGAAATGTTACAAATTGGACAACTAAAAAAATCCGTGCCAATTCCCCTGCTGTTATAGTGAAGCCTGCTTATGCATGGCCTAATTTACAAGGCAGTGGCCAAACCctaatatttcaaacaaaa aatccTGATGGTACAACTTCTGAATTACGTCCTCAAGTTATGCAAGTTGGTGAATGGGCCAACAATCAGGGTCAATCGAATGCTCCTACAGATCCATCAGATCGCATGGGTATGCTGTTATTTGCTGCTACTCATATTCAAGAATTATCCACTGAGAGTGATGATGGTCAGTCTCCTGGCACACCCAAGGGCGCTACTGTTGTACGTGGTAAATTAGTATCGTCAGAACAAAAGCGCAAGATATATCAGACACAAGCCACAATTAGGCGGTATTCAGATGGTCATCAAGTACAACAGCAAGTTAAAGACATAAATGCTTCACCAAATATACCCAGAAAACGTACT GCTAGGGAATCATCTGTTCAGAGAATGTGCAGTAATTGTGGGACTACATGTTCAACAATATGGCGACGATTAAATGAAGACCCAGTATGCAATGCCTGTGGATTATACTATAAACTACATGGAAAAATTAGACCACCCACCATGAGACGTGACACCATACATACTAGACAACGTAGAAAACGATCAGACAACG GTATGGACATAAGcatgaataagaaaaaaatcaaaattaaaaaaacagaagAAACTAAATTAGAAGAAGATTGCTATGAAGTAGAACAACCGCCATCGCCCAATTCAGCGGCTGTTCAAACTATAATTGAAGAACCTGTTCAAGATGAAACACCACTAAATCTTGTCAGCAAATAA
- the LOC100167435 gene encoding uncharacterized protein LOC100167435 isoform X6 has protein sequence MIKKPAIEEAKNSPNSEYVYSPADSNHSSSSGVSSDPRYIKANSSANNMNNSSNSPPYETNASLASHVEVIQGCDEMAAEVTIAHDSEETVSGDDTICTDNNAEYGTYNDDENIIVVKTEPDDDYDEEYFNGLYSTKNDDGNENYEQQEGPKVIASVQFPMVNGTIVNGTHKIGQKQFSLVNCIPTSWASSTSKDRRKQSCPTRALELSGFRTQVAGDDTNSSDEGNVTNWTTKKIRANSPAVIVKPAYAWPNLQGSGQTLIFQTKNPDGTTSELRPQVMQVGEWANNQGQSNAPTDPSDRMGMLLFAATHIQELSTESDDGQSPGTPKGATVVRGKLVSSEQKRKIYQTQATIRRYSDGHQVQQQVKDINASPNIPRKRTARESSVQRMCSNCGTTCSTIWRRLNEDPVCNACGLYYKLHGKIRPPTMRRDTIHTRQRRKRSDNGMDISMNKKKIKIKKTEETKLEEDCYEVEQPPSPNSAAVQTIIEEPVQDETPLNLVSK, from the exons ATGATTAAAAAGCCAGCAatt GAGGAAGCTAAGAATTCACCAAATTCTGAATATGTGTACAGTCCTGCGGATTCAAATCACTCTTCATCATCGGGTGTATCATCTGATCCCCGTTACATTAAGGCCAATAGTTCAGCTAATAACATGAATAATAGTTCTAATTCTCCACCTTATGAAACAAATGCATCTCTAGCTTCTCAtg tTGAAGTTATTCAAGGGTGTGATGAAATGGCAGCAGAGGTGACAATAGCTCATGACTCAGAAGAAACCGTTTCAGGAGATGACACTATTTGTACTGACAACAATGCTGAATATGGAACATATAATGAtgacgaaaatattattgtagttaaaactGAACCAGACGACGATTATGATGAAGAATA tttcaaTGGTTTGTATAGCACTAAAAATGACGATGGAAATGAAAATTATGAACAACAAGAAGGACCAAAAGTTATTGCTAGTGTACAATTCCCAATGGTAAATGGTACAATCGTTAATGGTACCCATAAAATTGGCCAAAAGCAATTTTCTTTAGTTAATTGCATTCCAACATCCTGG GCTTCGAGTACGAGCAAAGACCGTCGTAAACAAAGTTGTCCAACTAGAGCATTGGAATTAAGCGGTTTCCGAACACAAGTTGCTGGTGATGATACTAATTCATCAGATGAAGGAAATGTTACAAATTGGACAACTAAAAAAATCCGTGCCAATTCCCCTGCTGTTATAGTGAAGCCTGCTTATGCATGGCCTAATTTACAAGGCAGTGGCCAAACCctaatatttcaaacaaaa aatccTGATGGTACAACTTCTGAATTACGTCCTCAAGTTATGCAAGTTGGTGAATGGGCCAACAATCAGGGTCAATCGAATGCTCCTACAGATCCATCAGATCGCATGGGTATGCTGTTATTTGCTGCTACTCATATTCAAGAATTATCCACTGAGAGTGATGATGGTCAGTCTCCTGGCACACCCAAGGGCGCTACTGTTGTACGTGGTAAATTAGTATCGTCAGAACAAAAGCGCAAGATATATCAGACACAAGCCACAATTAGGCGGTATTCAGATGGTCATCAAGTACAACAGCAAGTTAAAGACATAAATGCTTCACCAAATATACCCAGAAAACGTACT GCTAGGGAATCATCTGTTCAGAGAATGTGCAGTAATTGTGGGACTACATGTTCAACAATATGGCGACGATTAAATGAAGACCCAGTATGCAATGCCTGTGGATTATACTATAAACTACATGGAAAAATTAGACCACCCACCATGAGACGTGACACCATACATACTAGACAACGTAGAAAACGATCAGACAACG GTATGGACATAAGcatgaataagaaaaaaatcaaaattaaaaaaacagaagAAACTAAATTAGAAGAAGATTGCTATGAAGTAGAACAACCGCCATCGCCCAATTCAGCGGCTGTTCAAACTATAATTGAAGAACCTGTTCAAGATGAAACACCACTAAATCTTGTCAGCAAATAA
- the LOC100167435 gene encoding uncharacterized protein LOC100167435 isoform X1 produces MDSSSNGETKEPPPSSSPTPPPPPPAQATSTTAAALTTTTMTTTMSITSLTTTITTTMTTTSPTDIYQMCRLCLNTLKADEGESVFNNQVPSLPEKIYRVFGVQITDAKDLPNKLCSKCVQNTEQCYSHRETYKRQERVLYDMIKKPAIEEAKNSPNSEYVYSPADSNHSSSSGVSSDPRYIKANSSANNMNNSSNSPPYETNASLASHVEVIQGCDEMAAEVTIAHDSEETVSGDDTICTDNNAEYGTYNDDENIIVVKTEPDDDYDEEYFNGLYSTKNDDGNENYEQQEGPKVIASVQFPMVNGTIVNGTHKIGQKQFSLVNCIPTSWASSTSKDRRKQSCPTRALELSGFRTQVAGDDTNSSDEGNVTNWTTKKIRANSPAVIVKPAYAWPNLQGSGQTLIFQTKNPDGTTSELRPQVMQVGEWANNQGQSNAPTDPSDRMGMLLFAATHIQELSTESDDGQSPGTPKGATVVRGKLVSSEQKRKIYQTQATIRRYSDGHQVQQQVKDINASPNIPRKRTARESSVQRMCSNCGTTCSTIWRRLNEDPVCNACGLYYKLHGKIRPPTMRRDTIHTRQRRKRSDNGMDISMNKKKIKIKKTEETKLEEDCYEVEQPPSPNSAAVQTIIEEPVQDETPLNLVSK; encoded by the exons ATGGACAGCAGCTCTAACGGCGAGACGAAGGagccgccgccgtcgtcttCTCCaactccgccgccgccgccgccagcTCAGGCGACGTCGACGACAGCTGCAGCGTTGACGACAacaacgatgacgacgacgatgtcCATAACTAGCCTAACGACCACGATCACGACGACGATGACTACGACGAGCCCGACGGATATCTATCAGATGTGCCGTCTGTGCCTGAACACGCTGAAGGCGGACGAAGGCGAATCGGTGTTCAACAACCAGGTGCCCTCGCTGCCGGAGAAAATCTACCGTGTATTTGGG GTACAAATTACCGATGCTAAAGATTTGCCAAATAAACTTTGCTCAAAATGTGTGCAAAATACTGAACAGTGTTACAGCCATAGAGAAACATACAAGCGTCAAGAACGTGTTTTGTATGACATGATTAAAAAGCCAGCAatt GAGGAAGCTAAGAATTCACCAAATTCTGAATATGTGTACAGTCCTGCGGATTCAAATCACTCTTCATCATCGGGTGTATCATCTGATCCCCGTTACATTAAGGCCAATAGTTCAGCTAATAACATGAATAATAGTTCTAATTCTCCACCTTATGAAACAAATGCATCTCTAGCTTCTCAtg tTGAAGTTATTCAAGGGTGTGATGAAATGGCAGCAGAGGTGACAATAGCTCATGACTCAGAAGAAACCGTTTCAGGAGATGACACTATTTGTACTGACAACAATGCTGAATATGGAACATATAATGAtgacgaaaatattattgtagttaaaactGAACCAGACGACGATTATGATGAAGAATA tttcaaTGGTTTGTATAGCACTAAAAATGACGATGGAAATGAAAATTATGAACAACAAGAAGGACCAAAAGTTATTGCTAGTGTACAATTCCCAATGGTAAATGGTACAATCGTTAATGGTACCCATAAAATTGGCCAAAAGCAATTTTCTTTAGTTAATTGCATTCCAACATCCTGG GCTTCGAGTACGAGCAAAGACCGTCGTAAACAAAGTTGTCCAACTAGAGCATTGGAATTAAGCGGTTTCCGAACACAAGTTGCTGGTGATGATACTAATTCATCAGATGAAGGAAATGTTACAAATTGGACAACTAAAAAAATCCGTGCCAATTCCCCTGCTGTTATAGTGAAGCCTGCTTATGCATGGCCTAATTTACAAGGCAGTGGCCAAACCctaatatttcaaacaaaa aatccTGATGGTACAACTTCTGAATTACGTCCTCAAGTTATGCAAGTTGGTGAATGGGCCAACAATCAGGGTCAATCGAATGCTCCTACAGATCCATCAGATCGCATGGGTATGCTGTTATTTGCTGCTACTCATATTCAAGAATTATCCACTGAGAGTGATGATGGTCAGTCTCCTGGCACACCCAAGGGCGCTACTGTTGTACGTGGTAAATTAGTATCGTCAGAACAAAAGCGCAAGATATATCAGACACAAGCCACAATTAGGCGGTATTCAGATGGTCATCAAGTACAACAGCAAGTTAAAGACATAAATGCTTCACCAAATATACCCAGAAAACGTACT GCTAGGGAATCATCTGTTCAGAGAATGTGCAGTAATTGTGGGACTACATGTTCAACAATATGGCGACGATTAAATGAAGACCCAGTATGCAATGCCTGTGGATTATACTATAAACTACATGGAAAAATTAGACCACCCACCATGAGACGTGACACCATACATACTAGACAACGTAGAAAACGATCAGACAACG GTATGGACATAAGcatgaataagaaaaaaatcaaaattaaaaaaacagaagAAACTAAATTAGAAGAAGATTGCTATGAAGTAGAACAACCGCCATCGCCCAATTCAGCGGCTGTTCAAACTATAATTGAAGAACCTGTTCAAGATGAAACACCACTAAATCTTGTCAGCAAATAA